A single window of Channa argus isolate prfri chromosome 10, Channa argus male v1.0, whole genome shotgun sequence DNA harbors:
- the qdpra gene encoding quinoid dihydropteridine reductase a isoform X2 codes for MASNRVIVYGGRGALGSKCVQHFKSRGWWVASIDMAANEDANENVIVKTSECFTEQAGQVTADVAQLLGDQKVDAILCVAGGWAGGNCSSKDFYKNSDLMWKQSVWTSTISSHLASLHLKPGGLLTLAGAKAGLSGTGEHLKNVPSPIYRHGRLWHGQSCRPPAVSESCSKKQRVAIGGCCCGCPTRYLGHADEQEVHA; via the exons ATGGCTTCAAATCGGGTCATCGTGTACGGCGGAAGAGGCGCCCTGGGCTCCAAGTGTGTCCAGCATTTCAAGTCCAGAGGCTGG TGGGTCGCCAGCATCGACATGGCTGCAAACGAGGACGCAAATGAAAACGTGATAGTGAAGACCAGTGAGTGTTTCACGGAGCAGGCGGGACAG GTGACGGCAGATGTGGCCCAGTTGTTAGGGGACCAGAAAGTGGATGCAATCTTGTGTGTGGCAGGAGGCTGGGCAGGAGGAAACTGTAGCTCCAAAG atttttacaaAAACTCTGATCTAATGTGGAAACAGAGTGTGTGGACGTCCACTATCTCCAGCCACCTCGCTTCTCTGCACTTGAAACCTGGCGGACTGTTGACTTTGGCTGGAGCGAAAGCAGGGCTCTCGGGCACTGGAG aacACTTAAAGAATGTCCCATCTCCAATCTATAGGCATGGTAGGCTATGGCATGGCCAAAGCTGCCGTCCACCAGCTGTGTCAGAGtcttgcagcaaaaaacagCGGGTTGCCATCGGgggctgctgctgtggctgtCCTACC CGTTACCTTGGACACGCCGATGAACAGGAAGTTCATGCCTAA